A genomic segment from Tissierella sp. encodes:
- the rpmC gene encoding 50S ribosomal protein L29, whose translation MKVKEVRQLSEVELNNKLSELKTELFNLRFQLATGQLDNPLRIKTVRKDIARVKTIVRERELGIGKEV comes from the coding sequence ATGAAAGTTAAGGAAGTACGCCAATTATCAGAGGTGGAATTAAATAATAAGTTATCAGAATTAAAAACTGAATTATTCAACTTGAGATTTCAATTGGCTACTGGTCAATTAGACAATCCTTTGAGAATAAAAACAGTGAGAAAAGATATAGCTCGTGTGAAGACAATAGTTAGAGAACGAGAACTAGGCATAGGAAAGGAGGTTTAA
- the rpsQ gene encoding 30S ribosomal protein S17, with amino-acid sequence MERGNRKVRMGTVVSDKMDKTVVVAVETFVTHPLYKKQLKHTTKFKAHDENNECGIGDVVRIMETRPLSKDKRWRVVNIVEKAK; translated from the coding sequence ATGGAAAGAGGAAATCGTAAGGTTAGAATGGGCACTGTTGTAAGCGATAAAATGGATAAAACCGTGGTCGTTGCTGTTGAAACTTTCGTAACACATCCCTTGTATAAGAAACAACTAAAGCATACCACTAAGTTTAAAGCTCATGATGAAAATAATGAGTGTGGAATTGGTGACGTTGTTAGAATAATGGAAACAAGACCACTTAGCAAGGATAAAAGATGGAGAGTCGTAAATATAGTAGAAAAGGCTAAATAA
- the rplN gene encoding 50S ribosomal protein L14: MIQTESRMRIADNSGAKEVLVIRVLGGTNKKYARVGDIVICTVKTATPGGVVKKGDVIKAVVVRTKYGVRRNDGSYIKFDDNAAVVIKDDKNPVGTRIFGPVTRELRRGNFMKIISLAPEVL; this comes from the coding sequence ATGATTCAAACGGAAAGCCGTATGAGGATAGCTGATAATTCGGGCGCTAAAGAAGTATTAGTTATCAGAGTATTAGGTGGAACAAATAAGAAATATGCTAGAGTTGGAGATATAGTAATTTGTACCGTTAAAACAGCAACACCCGGTGGAGTTGTTAAAAAGGGTGATGTAATTAAAGCAGTAGTTGTAAGAACAAAATATGGTGTGAGAAGAAACGACGGATCTTATATCAAATTTGATGATAATGCAGCTGTTGTTATAAAAGATGACAAGAACCCAGTAGGCACTCGTATATTTGGACCTGTTACTAGGGAACTTAGAAGAGGAAACTTTATGAAAATAATATCCTTAGCACCGGAAGTACTATAG
- the rplX gene encoding 50S ribosomal protein L24 — protein MHVKSGDTVVVIAGKDKGKKGKVLKAFPKENRVVVESVNMLTKHKKAQGPQSPGGIIKFEGTINASNVMHFCEKDKAGVRVGYNILADGKKVRVCKKCGEVLDK, from the coding sequence ATGCATGTAAAGAGTGGAGATACAGTAGTTGTTATTGCTGGAAAAGATAAAGGAAAAAAAGGCAAAGTATTAAAAGCGTTTCCTAAAGAAAATAGAGTTGTGGTTGAAAGCGTAAACATGCTTACTAAACATAAAAAAGCCCAAGGTCCTCAATCACCTGGTGGAATAATTAAATTTGAAGGAACAATTAATGCTTCAAATGTTATGCACTTTTGTGAGAAAGACAAAGCTGGCGTTAGAGTAGGTTATAATATATTAGCAGATGGCAAAAAAGTAAGAGTTTGCAAGAAATGTGGAGAAGTTCTAGATAAATAG
- the rplE gene encoding 50S ribosomal protein L5, with product MASRLKEKYTNEVVKALMEKFQYENIMQVPRLEKVIINMGVGEARDNPKILESAVKELEIIAGQKAVVTKAKKSIANFKLREGMNVGTKVTLRGERMYEFLDKLMNIALPRVRDFRGVSDTSFDGRGNYALGIKEQLIFPEIEYDKIDSIRGLDIVIVTTAETDEEAKAFLAQMGMPFKK from the coding sequence ATGGCTTCCAGATTGAAGGAAAAGTATACTAATGAAGTAGTAAAAGCACTAATGGAAAAATTTCAATATGAAAATATCATGCAAGTTCCAAGACTTGAAAAAGTGATAATTAATATGGGCGTTGGTGAAGCAAGAGATAATCCTAAAATACTTGAATCAGCCGTAAAGGAATTAGAAATTATTGCTGGACAAAAAGCTGTTGTTACAAAGGCTAAAAAGTCAATAGCAAATTTCAAATTACGTGAAGGTATGAATGTAGGTACTAAAGTTACTCTAAGAGGAGAAAGAATGTATGAATTCTTAGATAAACTAATGAATATTGCATTACCAAGAGTAAGAGACTTTAGAGGAGTAAGCGACACTTCTTTTGATGGTAGAGGAAACTATGCACTAGGAATCAAAGAGCAATTAATATTCCCAGAAATTGAATACGATAAAATAGACTCTATTAGAGGACTAGATATTGTAATAGTTACCACAGCGGAAACAGATGAAGAAGCAAAAGCATTCTTAGCACAAATGGGTATGCCCTTTAAAAAGTAA
- a CDS encoding type Z 30S ribosomal protein S14: MAKKSMVVKQQKKQKFSSREYTRCKICGRPHAVLRKYGICRICFRELAYKGQIPGVRKASW; the protein is encoded by the coding sequence TTGGCAAAGAAATCTATGGTTGTAAAACAACAAAAAAAACAAAAATTCAGTAGTAGAGAATATACTAGATGCAAAATATGCGGAAGACCACATGCTGTATTGAGAAAATATGGAATCTGCCGTATTTGTTTTAGAGAATTAGCATATAAAGGTCAAATACCTGGAGTTAGAAAAGCTAGCTGGTAG